In the Dioscorea cayenensis subsp. rotundata cultivar TDr96_F1 chromosome 12, TDr96_F1_v2_PseudoChromosome.rev07_lg8_w22 25.fasta, whole genome shotgun sequence genome, one interval contains:
- the LOC120273029 gene encoding WRKY transcription factor 44-like codes for MEDKNKEKTVVVKPVPWRPRSDFKSSKHTTTAGNVSSPSSSTEATNIIRPKTVRLRPSSNHFQAEIGPFLDHLSEPGAHDFSNLASKADASSFLPNLGNVDVGHEEMFVETMVQDQVLDRSKQQCQSFPTHRDQSNDVPMDVEQGSRSHQSAIAVDRSSYDGYNWRKYGQKQVKGSEYPRSYYKCTHPSCPVKKKVERSLEGHIAEIVYKGEHNHPKPQPPKHLLSETVGNANADSSGNTLSSNLNVERNDASESRLESHSEVGLSGIPSYSGKTGRHLTSTCHSDVASGTADAESSRVSSKRRRTEDQASVGEGDQGEPDVSSDGYHWRKYGQKVVKGNPYPRSYYKCTGLKCKVRKHVDRASDHSGSFITTYEGKHNHEMPFRNQSQ; via the exons ATGGAGGATAAGAATAAAGAGAAGACAGTTGTGGTTAAACCTGTGCCTTGGCGACCACGCTCTGATTTCAAGTCCTCAAAGCACACTACTACTGCCGGAAATGTCTCTTCTCCGAGTTCATCAACCGAGGCAACCAATATCATTAGGCCTAAAACTGTGAGGCTAAGGCCTTCATCCAACCATTTCCAAGCTGAAATTGGTCCATTTCTT GATCATTTGTCTGAACCTGGAGCTCATGATTTCTCTAATTTGGCTTCCAAAGCTGATGCTTCCAGTTTCCTGCCTAATCTg GGCAACGTTGATGTTGGTCATGAAGAAATGTTTGTGGAGACAATGGTCCAAGATCAAGTTTTGGATAGATCAAAGCAACAGTGCCAGAGCTTTCCGACACACCGAGATCAGTCTAATGATGTGCCTATGGATGTCGAACAAGGTAGCAGATCTCATCAGTCAGCAATCGCCGTAGATCGATCTTCTTATGATGGATATAACTGGAGAAAATACGGGCAAAAGCAAGTTAAAGGAAGTGAATATCCGCGCAGTTACTATAAATGTACACATCCAAGCTGCCCGGTGAAGAAGAAGGTCGAAAGATCGTTGGAAGGACACATTGCTGAAATTGTCTACAAGGGTGAACACAATCACCCCAAACCACAACCACCAAAGCATCTGTTATCAGAAACAGTTGGAAATGCAAATGCTGACAGCAGTGGTAATACATTATCAAGTAATCTCAATGTGGAGAGAAATGATGCATCTGAGAGTAGGTTGGAGAGTCACAGTGAAGTCGGTTTATCGGGTATTCCTTCGTATTCTGGAAAAACTGGTCGGCATTTAACTTCAACGTGTCATAGTGATGTTGCAAGTGGCACAGCTGATGCAGAGAGTAGCAGAGTTAGCTCAAAGAGAAG GAGAACAGAGGATCAAGCTAGTGTCGGTGAGGGAGATCAAGGTGAACCTGATGTCTCCAGTGATGGATATCATTGGAGAAAATACGGTCAGAAAGTTGTGAAAGGAAATCCATATCCCAG AAGTTATTACAAGTGCACTGGTCTCAAATGCAAAGTGCGAAAACATGTAGATAGAGCTTCCGATCATTCGGGGTCATTCATAACAACATATGAAGGTAAACACAACCATGAAATGCCGTTCAGGAACCAGAGTCAATAA